In Roseiconus lacunae, a genomic segment contains:
- a CDS encoding MBL fold metallo-hydrolase, which yields MQMAFVPEASDPGQGVATFLGTGTSVGVPAIGCDCEVCQSNDPKNNRTRCAITVRLPGGTLLIDTPPDLRHQLIRERIRLIHAVLYTHEHADHLFGLDDLRLMPFRLGHPVPMYCTEVVERQIRAAYSYAFSDREDTHPGATPKLEPVRIDESPQSILGVRVLPIPMKHGPHFDVFGYRIGDFAYCTDTNSIPAASIERLRGVRTFVVGALRDEPHPTHFNIDQAIEVARKVGAERTLLTHTGHQLEYSVTNSRLPDGIEMAFDGLQVPIVLESASA from the coding sequence ATGCAAATGGCGTTTGTTCCGGAAGCGAGTGATCCAGGTCAGGGCGTGGCGACATTTCTGGGGACCGGAACCAGTGTCGGCGTTCCGGCGATCGGATGTGATTGCGAGGTTTGTCAAAGCAACGACCCGAAAAATAATCGTACTCGCTGTGCCATCACCGTTCGATTGCCCGGCGGAACGTTGCTGATCGATACGCCCCCGGATCTGCGTCACCAATTGATTCGCGAGCGGATCCGTTTGATCCATGCGGTGCTTTACACCCATGAGCATGCCGATCACCTGTTCGGTCTCGATGACTTGCGTCTAATGCCGTTTCGCCTGGGGCATCCCGTTCCGATGTACTGCACCGAGGTGGTTGAGCGACAGATTCGCGCCGCGTATAGCTATGCATTTAGTGATCGCGAGGACACTCATCCCGGCGCCACACCGAAACTTGAGCCGGTTCGCATCGATGAGTCTCCGCAATCGATTTTAGGTGTCCGTGTTCTTCCCATCCCCATGAAACACGGACCGCATTTCGATGTGTTTGGTTATCGAATCGGTGACTTCGCTTACTGTACCGATACCAATTCTATCCCCGCAGCCTCGATCGAACGACTTCGCGGCGTACGGACATTCGTCGTCGGTGCGCTTCGCGACGAACCACATCCAACGCACTTCAATATCGATCAAGCCATCGAAGTGGCCCGTAAAGTCGGCGCCGAACGCACATTGTTAACCCACACCGGGCATCAGCTCGAATATTCAGTGACGAACAGCCGATTACCTGACGGGATCGAGATGGCATTTGACGGATTGCAGGTGCCGATCGTTCTGGAGTCAGCGTCGGCGTAG
- the ssb gene encoding single-stranded DNA-binding protein: protein MASFNRVILVGNLTRDIELRYIPSGQAVSDVTIAVNDRRKTANGDWVEEPCFVDVTLWGRNAEVASEYLSKGSPVLIEGRLKLDRWETDGQKRSKLRVICEKMQMLGGRSGSGGSPPSSGSSRQHTAEYESSYGSGEHEQRDAGARDAQPTGGGAGYEDPNIPF, encoded by the coding sequence ATGGCCAGCTTCAACCGAGTGATTCTCGTCGGGAATCTGACACGCGACATTGAATTGAGGTACATTCCAAGCGGTCAGGCCGTCTCGGATGTAACGATCGCGGTCAATGACCGTAGAAAAACTGCCAACGGTGACTGGGTCGAGGAACCCTGTTTTGTCGATGTAACCCTCTGGGGTCGCAACGCCGAAGTCGCCAGTGAGTACCTTTCGAAAGGTTCTCCGGTGCTGATCGAAGGCCGATTGAAACTGGATCGCTGGGAAACCGACGGTCAAAAACGCAGCAAACTCCGTGTGATTTGCGAAAAAATGCAAATGCTCGGCGGCCGATCTGGATCGGGGGGCTCACCTCCGTCATCCGGATCTTCACGACAGCACACGGCCGAATACGAAAGCAGCTACGGCTCCGGCGAGCACGAACAGCGTGACGCCGGTGCCCGCGATGCCCAACCCACCGGCGGCGGAGCCGGATACGAAGATCCAAACATTCCTTTTTGA
- the rpsF gene encoding 30S ribosomal protein S6 — MAKNTYETLCILDSNHYARDPGGVSKQIEDLITEAGGKVEVNRLWMEQKLAYPIEGHQKGTYWLTYFEMEGREVPKLDRAFQLCEPVLRQMTIKLDPRLVEPILANARGAGPVSAAGEAAAAEEGDEKESE, encoded by the coding sequence GTGGCGAAGAATACTTACGAAACACTGTGCATCCTGGATAGCAACCATTACGCCCGGGATCCCGGTGGTGTCAGCAAACAAATCGAAGATCTGATCACCGAAGCTGGTGGCAAGGTCGAAGTCAATCGATTGTGGATGGAGCAAAAGCTGGCCTACCCCATCGAAGGTCACCAGAAGGGAACCTATTGGTTGACCTACTTCGAAATGGAAGGTCGCGAAGTCCCGAAGTTGGACCGCGCATTTCAGCTTTGCGAGCCAGTCCTGCGTCAAATGACGATCAAACTGGACCCTCGTCTGGTCGAGCCTATCCTGGCGAACGCACGTGGAGCCGGGCCGGTATCGGCCGCCGGAGAAGCTGCGGCGGCTGAAGAAGGCGACGAAAAAGAGAGCGAGTAA
- a CDS encoding DUF485 domain-containing protein, translating to MSSLPDASRFNARLGLWLFAIYLALYLGFVLLSAFAASVMERPVLAGLNLAIVYGFGLIIGALVMALIYGAFCKRESESTTGTVGDNE from the coding sequence ATGTCATCGCTGCCTGATGCCAGTCGTTTCAATGCACGTTTGGGACTTTGGTTGTTCGCGATCTACCTGGCGTTGTATCTCGGCTTTGTTCTGCTGAGTGCGTTTGCAGCGTCGGTCATGGAACGGCCCGTGTTGGCCGGATTGAATCTCGCGATCGTCTACGGTTTTGGATTGATCATTGGCGCGTTGGTGATGGCACTGATCTATGGTGCGTTTTGCAAACGTGAATCCGAATCGACAACAGGGACGGTGGGAGACAACGAGTGA
- a CDS encoding 50S ribosomal protein L25, protein MAEVVQVQKRDGKLGTAASQRLRKSGQVPAVLYGHKQENEHLSIDRKTVELILRHHSKIVELEGAVKETALVSDLQFDPLGIEVLHIDLQRVDMNERVTVTVPIQFKGDPAGAKQGGIVIENAHEVEISCPAVAIPDSIALNVTSVNAGENRTAGDLGLPENVELVTPADTVVFHIEKPKGAKTAADADGEEGEGDE, encoded by the coding sequence ATGGCGGAAGTGGTACAGGTCCAAAAACGAGATGGCAAGCTCGGCACGGCGGCATCGCAGCGGCTGCGCAAGAGCGGCCAAGTGCCCGCAGTCTTGTATGGGCACAAACAAGAGAACGAACACCTCTCGATCGATCGCAAGACTGTCGAATTGATCTTGCGCCATCACAGCAAGATTGTCGAGCTCGAGGGCGCGGTCAAAGAAACCGCCCTGGTCAGCGACTTGCAATTTGATCCGTTGGGAATCGAGGTGCTTCACATCGACCTTCAGCGTGTCGACATGAACGAGCGCGTCACCGTGACGGTCCCGATTCAGTTCAAGGGCGACCCGGCAGGGGCGAAGCAAGGCGGGATCGTGATCGAGAATGCTCACGAAGTCGAAATCAGCTGCCCAGCCGTTGCGATTCCCGATTCGATTGCACTGAACGTCACATCGGTCAATGCAGGGGAAAATCGCACCGCTGGCGATCTGGGACTTCCGGAAAATGTCGAGCTGGTCACCCCTGCGGACACTGTCGTGTTCCACATCGAAAAGCCTAAGGGCGCCAAGACTGCGGCCGACGCTGATGGCGAAGAAGGCGAAGGCGACGAATAA
- the pth gene encoding aminoacyl-tRNA hydrolase — protein sequence MKLIVGLGNPGRKYEMTRHNVGFIVAHKVAVLTSAGTAKTKFEGELNESSIGGQKAAILLPQTFMNASGQSVRKAVDFYKLSLSDLLVVCDDLNLPSGKLRLRPSGSAGGQNGLKDIIRHLGSESFPRLRVGIGRPPEGWAVTDYVLGKFSKQEQETFEAATTRAAHAAISFVTDGVDSTMSQFNAAQASPKQPEK from the coding sequence ATGAAGCTGATCGTTGGGCTTGGTAACCCAGGCCGGAAATACGAGATGACTCGACACAACGTCGGCTTTATCGTTGCCCACAAGGTCGCGGTGTTGACCTCGGCCGGGACAGCGAAAACAAAATTCGAAGGCGAACTTAACGAGTCTTCGATCGGAGGACAAAAGGCGGCGATCCTCCTGCCGCAAACGTTCATGAATGCCAGCGGGCAAAGCGTTCGAAAGGCAGTGGACTTTTACAAGCTGTCGCTGTCGGATTTATTGGTTGTCTGTGATGACCTGAATCTCCCCAGCGGCAAACTAAGATTGCGGCCGTCGGGTAGTGCCGGTGGCCAAAACGGACTGAAGGACATCATCCGACACCTCGGCTCAGAGTCGTTTCCACGGCTAAGAGTCGGAATCGGACGCCCTCCCGAAGGCTGGGCAGTAACCGACTACGTCTTGGGGAAATTCTCCAAGCAAGAACAAGAGACCTTTGAAGCAGCCACCACCCGGGCGGCTCATGCTGCGATCAGCTTTGTCACCGACGGAGTCGATTCAACGATGAGCCAGTTCAATGCGGCACAGGCTTCTCCAAAGCAACCTGAAAAGTGA
- the rplI gene encoding 50S ribosomal protein L9 → MPRHGRTVKRPFKRLPQGPNGGIQLLLIHNVEHLGKQGEIVEVKPGFARNYLLPQGMATIATEHHKRMVEKHREKLRAIELEKLKSYRDLADELGKQSITIEANANDEGHLYGSVGPHEIVGALKEAGFSLANDQIRLDGPLRELGLYTVKIHLHSEVDASLKVWVVPTATEDAPAAS, encoded by the coding sequence ATGCCACGTCACGGACGCACCGTCAAACGACCCTTCAAACGGCTTCCACAAGGTCCTAATGGCGGGATTCAATTGCTACTGATTCACAACGTCGAACACCTCGGAAAGCAAGGTGAAATCGTCGAAGTGAAGCCCGGATTCGCGCGTAATTACCTGCTCCCACAAGGCATGGCGACGATCGCGACCGAGCACCACAAGCGAATGGTCGAGAAGCACCGCGAAAAACTTCGTGCGATCGAGCTTGAAAAACTCAAGAGCTACCGTGACCTCGCCGACGAACTCGGTAAGCAATCGATCACGATCGAAGCGAACGCTAACGACGAAGGGCATCTCTACGGCAGCGTCGGCCCACATGAGATCGTCGGCGCACTCAAGGAAGCCGGCTTCAGCCTCGCCAACGATCAGATCCGCCTCGACGGGCCACTGCGTGAACTCGGTCTTTACACGGTCAAAATTCACCTTCACAGTGAAGTCGATGCGAGTCTTAAGGTCTGGGTTGTCCCGACGGCGACCGAAGACGCTCCTGCTGCCAGCTAG